CTGATGGACGGGATGTACGTACTGCATTATTGTACGGAATATTAGTGGTGGGTTCGTATTTGATTGCTGCTTGGATCATGATATTATCAAATCATAAAACTGTCTAGGAATTAAGGTAGTGGTAGATGCATGTAGGCAGATGCAGATGCACAGCCAGTCGACCTTCTAGAAATTCGCTGCAAATCGGAATGTGCCTTGTCTCCGCCCCAGCCCCACCAGCCCAGCCTTACTGCGCCACACTCGTGCCTGCCTTCTGAAGTATGGATGACGAACAGGTGGAAGGGTCCGCTTGGCGTCATTGCCGTATATAATCTCCCGTACTCTCCCCTCTGGAATGCAGACAACCCCACTCCAAAATTTGAAGCTTGTAACTCTTGATCATGTCGTATAATCCGCCTTATCCCCCACAAAGTCGTACGTATTCTTGTCGCACCAAACTATTCTCCTGGAGACATTCTTGATTGGCTGACCGTCCTTCTTTTCGTCTAAACAGAACCCCCGTATTCTACCCACGGCGCCCCTCAGGGGTTTCCGCAACCTCCGTATCCCCAGCAGCCGGGCTACGGCGGCCCCCCTCCAGGTCAATATAATCGGCCGCCTCCTGCACATCCGGGCCAGTATGATCGACCTCCGGTAGCACCCCCAGGCCAGCCAGGCTATCCTCCGCACGGACACCCCCCTCCAGGCCCTGGATACCACTCGTCGCCTCCATCTCACTCTCCCTATGGAGCGCCCCCACAACAATTTCCTCCCCATGGCGGTGCCGGATATCCGCCAGGTCCTCAACCGGGGCCATATGGCGGTGGCCCAGTAGGAGGCTACCCATTGCAACATCCACAACAGCCATTCCACAGCGCTCCACCAGCCCAGCCATCCCCGGGCTACAACCCCGGCCAAATCGCCCCTGGTGATTTCCACCGCGAAGCCGATGGGCTCCGTAAAGCGATGAAGGGCTTTGGAACAGATGAAAAGTCACTCATCCAGATACTGTCGAAAGTTGATGCGCTCCAGATGGCCGCCATTCGCCAGACCTATGCCAACTATATCCGTCGCGATCTGTACAAGGATGTTAAATCCGAAACAAGTGGCTACTTCCGTGACGGCTTGCTTGCCGTTATTGACGGCCCGTTGATGCATGATGTGACTTCCGCGCGTGAAGCGGTTAAGGGAATAGGCACGAAGGAATGGTTGCTTAACGATGTTCTAGTGAGCCGGTCGAATGCGGATCTCAAAGCTATTAAAGCCGCATATGAACGTACATTCAGCCGTTCCCTTGAAAAAGACGTCCAAAGCGATTTGTCATTTGAAACACAAAATCTCTTCGGAATGATCCTTCGCGCAGACCGCCATGAGGAATCCTTCCCAATTGACCCTCGCACCAttgaggaagaaacaaagtcCTTGCACTCTGCCACGGCTGCTCGTATGAGGAATAACGTTCAGGAAGTCTGCGGTATCTTTGCCCGATCGTCGGACAACGAGCTCCGCGCCATAAACCAGGCGTTCAGCGCCCGCTACAATGCCTCGCTAGAGAAACATATCGACAAGGAGTTTTCGGGACATATGAAAGATGCTCTGCTTCAGATGCTGCGTGGCGCATTGGATCCAGCCATGCGGGATGCCGAGTTATTGGAGGACTGCGTTAAGGGTATGGGCACTAAGGACGTCAAATTGGTGAGCCGCGTTGTTAGGATACACTGGAATAGAGCGCACAAGGACCAGGTGAAGCGTGCTTACCGTCATCGGTATGGAAAGGACCTGATCGAGCGGGTTCGCGGTGAGACAAGTGGTGATTACCAGAGGTTGATGGTCGCTCTACTGGAGTAaaccctttcttttgctttatGATTGTATGAATTAATGGTACGTTGGGTACGGTAAAGGTCATGGCCAGGGCTGGGtggttttctgtttcctttaCATGCGTCAACTTTCTATTATTGTTTAATAAGTGTAACTTTTGAGTGATACCACCAGATGCATGTTCTCAATGTTTTAGGCGGTTTGCTCGGTTATCACTATGCTACAACTAGTTTACTGATGTATTATCTTCGCATATTGCTTGAGGACTATTCATGTGCTTCTGTCCTAGGAGTTTCTGTCACAATTTTAAAGATATTAGGTGATCACTTTACAATATAGCCCAAAGGTCACTAGGTAGTATTCTGCCTTTTAGCTAATCTACCACCTTACCCACCCGAGACCTACGTCGATACTCCAACTGGAGTTTCTAATTGGCCTTCTCTAAACTTCCTTACATTAAAGCCCCATATGAACGCGCATAGCCAAGCCCTCTGTTCAGGGGAGAGTGGCCAACATCCTCGGAAACTTCAACGAGCAGCCATGATTACCGATCCAGAAACCGAATATTCTGACCCAATTTTGCAACGAAGATGAGTCAACAGCCCCTGCAAATTGGTGCCTAAGCCTACAGATCCCCTCTCCAGTCTTCTAAATTTTCATGTCAAGAAGTCAGAATATATAATTAGTTGGTAGAAGTTAATGGAGAATTAAACAACACCTTGTGCACCTGACTAGGCCTTTATGTATAACTATAGTCAACAGTAGTATAGCCAGATTCAAGCCGGTCTATTGTGAGAAGGATCCAGGACTATCCTTACATCCCATAATACAGGACTATTCTGTGCTGTGATGGCATGGCGATGCATATAGGGAACTTTACAAGTGGAGTGCATACCATATGATCTCGAGAAGCTTACCATATGTGGAAAGGTACTCGGCATCGGAGAGCATGCACTTTATAATTATAATCATAATCGGTGTTGAAATAAGATTACGCACTCATTCTTTACTGAACTAGTTTGAAATGACGGCTCCAGTTTCGGTTAGCTTCCGATAATCCCGAGTGGATCCATAGAAAATGAGTCATTATCAGATATTGTGCAGGCTACAGTAGTTGCTCTTGCCATATGTACGAAGTAcacctttctctcttttatgTCTTTCCATCTCCTGTACATCTATATACACCTATCCCATAACTCCCATTATCTTCCAAGTGACGTTTAAAATGACTCAAGATAAACCAGCCGTCGTCTGCGTCTTGTGAGTCAACCATTCCTGCCCTCTATACCTTGACGATCGGCGATTGCCCCTATAATAGACAATGAAAAGCTCTATAATCAGTAAAGCTAACCAGTTCCCTCCCCGGGAATATTCAGCTGCGGCGCAACAGCAGGAAAAGACCCAGTCCACCTCGAAGCAGCCCGAGCTCTGGCCTACGAATTCCACAAAAATAATGTCCAACTCGTATATGGCGGCGGCACCTCAGGCCTAATGGGCGAGATCGCAAAGACACTAGTTTCCCTATCCGGCCCAAAAGCCGTGCACGGTATAATCCCGCGTGCACTTGTCAAAGTATCCGCGAAGAACAGCAACGGGAAGGCTTCCATAACGGCGATGGGAGGCAAGACAGCCGAGCGAGTCGTCTCCGAATCCTTGGACGGAGATGAGATCCCCGAGTCGGAGTATGGGGTTACGACAATCGTGCAGGATATGCATACGCGTAAGCGGCTGATGGCGACGAAGGTCATGGAGGGCGGGCCTGGGTCTGGGTTTGTCACGCTGGCTGGTGGGTTTGGGACGATCGAGGAGGTTATGGAGATGACGACGTGGAATCAGTTGGGGATTCATCGTGTTGGGGTTGTATTGTTGAATATTAATGGGTACTGGGATGGGTTGCTGGCGTGGGTGCGCAATGCGGTTAAGGAGGGGTTTATCAGTGCCGAGAATGGGTCGATTCTAGCTGAGGCGTCTGATGTAAAGGAGGTGTGGCCTAAGCTGTTGGAGTATCGGTGTAGCCAGGATCGGTTTCAGTTGAATTGGGGTGAGGAGTGAGCACATTTTATAGACTTAGATATATGAATAATAACTAGAATTATGGACTTCATTACAGGGAGCGCTGCTGATATGCCCTCTCTTGCATCCTACGACCCAGATTAGTCGGACTGTTGGAAGCGGCACCGTCTTCTGGTTCTCATGGAGCTTGAAACGTGCTCTTGGAGGGCAGTCGCTCGTATAGACCAGGTGAAAGCGTAGTATCATTGCTCTAGTGACTTTTAATAGTTAAGTTAGTGGTAATGGTGGAGCTTTTGAGTGAAATAGGGCAGCAGTAGCTAATTCCCCAAAATGGCAATACCCGCGAagctacggagtatataaGCTTAAATACCGGAGTTAAGATATCCCCGCAACTTGACAATGGGTTCTGTAGACATTCGATCTGTTGTAAATCGATCATTATCACTCCAAATGCCGATGTTTCCGATTCAGATATGTCAATATTCGGCTTTAAGCGATATCTTAATACATCGTCACAGAGGGAGGTATTGctaagaaaaagatatataaactCTATTTGATGCCCTCGAAGACCTCTCAATTCAACTATCCACAAGATCCAAAGCAGTATACTTTATATACACCCATACCCCCAGAATGGTATCTAAAATTGTCCTAGTAACCGGAGCCAATAACGGCATCGGCTACGAAACAGTCAAAGCGCTGCTCCAATCTACCAAAGCAACCTACCATATCTTCCTGGGCAGCCGGTCTCTCGAAAAAGGCAACAAAGCACTGGAAGCTCTCAAGGCCGAAGTCCCAGATACGAAAAGCAGCGttgaccttcttcagcttgacCTAACCGACGATGTATCTATCGAGACAGCCTACGAGACAGTGCGCAAGAGCTATAACCACATTGATACCCTCGTGAATAATGCCGGTACGTCATCTATCCTACAACTTTATATAAAGACTGCCCATAACAAAAGCATAATACTAACGAAATAACCCAGGCGCCAGCTTCGACGGCGAGCTCCTCGCAGGCCATGTATCGCTCCGCGAGTGCTTCACCAAAGCATACGACGTCAATGTAGCCGGTACACATGTCTTGACCTACACATTCATACCACTCCTTTTGAAGTCTGCCGATCCACGATTAATTTTCGTAGCGGGTCTGTCCCATATCACCCAGGCTGCTGAATCGTACTTCCCGACACCGCGGTTGCCGGCGGGTTGGCCGAAAATGGTTGATTTCGAGACCATTGGGTATCGATGTAGTAAGACGGCATTGAATATCCTGATGCTGGATTGGAATCATAAGCTCAAGGCGGATGGGGTGAAGGTCTGGGGTGCTGGACCAGGGTTTCTGGCGACGGGCTTGGGTGGTTTGACTGAGAAGGTTAGGGAGATGGGTGGTGGACATCCTAGTATTGGGGGTGATTTTATCAAGGATGTTGTGGAGGGTGTTAGGGATAGTGATGTCGGgaaggtggtggtgaggaaTGGACTTGCCCCCTGGTGAGTGTGACATGGTTATTTGGAGTGAGGGGATTGTCTCAAGTTGTTGTATGCTTTAatgctgttttccttttctggaaTATTTATATGTTTTAAGTCTCTGAAGAAAATAGCCAAGATATGTGGTAACATGCAGTACGAAGCTCGTCGAATAAACCTGAGATTAACTCTATGTTTGCTTCATTTCACACGGTCAAGCATTCAATCGGAAGCTAATTATATATAGggatatcatcatgattatATGTGGGAAAATATAGAAACCATAAGCGCCATTGCTTATGCGTCAAATTGCCAACTCTATAACGCTAATCACCACAGTCTTCTTCACAAGCATTTGCTGAGCCAATCtatgatatgatattgtTTATTTGCTCTTGCGAGCTTCAGTTGCACTTTCAGCCTTGGTAAAGGCGGTGCGCAGCTCCTTGGTAGCCTCCCACAACACCCACAGAGGAACCCACACCCAGAGGGTattgaaaaagaacaggTAGAACCATAGGTATACAGGGTTACTCGTCTCCAACTGCGAGCTACCCGTAAGCCATTCAGGCGCAAAGGTCATGAACCCGCCGTACAGCTCAGCGGTCGCCAGAGCGGGCGCCACCAACCACAGCTTCGCTTTCGCGGAACCTTTTGCCGCGGCACTTGTCCGGCTGCTGGAGGCCTTCCACAGAAGATAACACACATAGAGAGCTGCGGGACCTCCGAGGAAAACGGTCAATAGTTCGAGAGAGATCACGTTGGCGTCGGCGGCCGCCCAGCGGAAATCGGCCTTCGCGTATTCCTGCCACAGTCGCGAGCTTGGACGAGTTCCGTATGCAGCTCCGTATACGCGGTCCTTCTGATCGAGGAAGTAGGGCGGGCGATTGAATCCAGCGGGGAGGTTTGTGTAGCTGAAGAAGCATTCGTAGAGGAATGAGCcttcgatgaagatgtgggTGAGGGCGTCATAGGCGtgccagaagaaaaggacacGGTTTCGCATGTGAGTGGAGGGGATTAACGACCGGCCTAGGATGTAGGCGGCTGGCATGAAGGAAAGGGCAAACGCGATGCAAAGACATGTCGCAACGTCGAGGGTGAAAGGTGCAACAGTCGACATGTTGGGGCGTCTGCTGCTCGACCTGggcttttgttgtttttaTACCCCACCAGCAATATAGGTCCCAGATGGGGAGAAACTAGTTGTACGATGAGGAAAGATCAAGTGTGGTTATGTCAGGTTTCTGTCATGGACACGTCAGTAGGTTAACGCTGGAGACGTTGTGGTCGTGGTCTGAATTTGATCTCAATCTTGGGCCCCTGAAAATGTGAGAATGATCGACAGCGTGGCTcgtgcctgaggcagcgGCGTAGTTGCGGACCCACTTCCGAGATCTTGTgcggagtacggagtactgtacatactactacgGCGACCACCTTatggtcttcatctttcctAAGTAGTATAACACTATGGCTTCATTTATGAGAGGATCATATTCGTTGCCCAATGAAACACTCCAGGTTTCTTTATATTATTCCATTTATCAGGTCACACACTAATGCCGAGAGCCGAGCGCTCGATAGTGCGGTCCTCAATGGATCGCCTCCACGGCAAACAATGAATGACGCCCCCGCATAAAACTTCCTCCACAGCCGCAAGGCTTTGGGCACAAGAAGGATCTCAGCCTGATTGGGCCAAACACGAGGAAATGGCTTGGTTCTCTCTTCATGTGAGCCAGCCTCCCCAGATTCTTGTTCACCCTCGAGTTGCGGATCTATGATACTTCACTCGACTTGACTTGCCGCatctggaagaaatgaagtgAAAAAGGAAGTCTAGACCTGCTCCCCCATACACTCAGTAACGCATCTAGTAACTACAAGAGCTGCTGTCTTTGTTCGCTCTGGCAGAAAGATTTCAAAGAAATCTCCTCCTGTGGAGCCGACTCGCCTCTAACACCCATTCATTGGCTCCCGGTTTCCCTCTATGGGAACCATAAATCTCCTGACTCCGATGAGCCACAAAGAGTACTTGTGCACTTGaggaagctcttcttctccgatTTTACTATCTCATGCTGTGCTGCGCCTCTGCGAAAGCAACCTTGGTACCTTTTGCTGTGTCCTCCCGGGCGTTCGCGCCTCATGATATTCACCGGTACCCTGCATCTCCCGCCAGGAATCAGGTCAGATAAGTTCTGATCTGCTCTGTCTTCCTCATTGCCCGGACTAGCCCACGTGGTTACTATTGGAAGGACACACGTTGTGCTAACTTTCATGCTTATCTGCCCTACAAtctcttatttcttttcttgaatcATCCCATCTTTTTACCTCGGCCAAAGTCCATCCTCCCtaatcaacaatgaaacTCTGGGAAGTCTCTGTATCTACTGAACTGTACACATGCTGAGCTATTTACAACACGTTTTATTGTCGCTCTCGTGCATTAAATCACGTTAGACAAACAAACTGCCACCATGGCCACTTCCCCCGATTCAAGCGCGGCTGATATTCTCACTCTCACAAAGCTGGCATGGGATCTTTACCATAACTGCTATCTTATTACTAGTGACGCCCCCGAAGCTTTCAAACAGCTCGTGAATGAATTAGCCTCTCTGCAAGGTGTTCTTCGAGCTCTCCGCGATGACGTAAATTCCAACGCGTCCTTCTTCGACGACCTAGAAGAGGGTCGCAGAAATACTTTACAGCGATGCTTGAACGCCTGCTCCAATACTTTACAGAACGTGAAGGAGGTGGTTGCCAAGTACAGGAATCTGGGAGTGGGTGATGGTAAACAGTTCTGGCAGAGAGTTAAATGGGTCTCACAACGAGGAGAGATAGATGATTTGAAGTCTAGGATCATGATCCATACCTGCAACCTTAGCTTATGTATGAGTTCAATTGGCAAGTTAGTATCCCAGATTGGCTTTTCAAGTGGTTGTCTGCTTACGGGTTTAGTTCAACTTTGGCAAGAATTGAGAGATCAATGGCGGATGCTCTAGAACAGAAAAGCTTCCCCTCCACACCGGAAACGCTGTCGAATGGGCAGCGTGTCCTGAGAACACCACCAATACCGGGAGATGATGACTTTCAGCTGGACGAGTCACTGCGTATTGAGCCATTGCGTGTTAGTCCGAAAGGTATCCCTATGAGGGCAAATAGTTTACCGACTGTTGAGAGCCATGCTCGTATCTCTGCCTCAGAATCGATTCTTTCCGGCGGGTCTGAATGGTCAGCAACCACAGTTAACACTACTTCTCCATCCATCAATGACCCACTGAAGCGTTCCATGTCACATAATTATGTGGTTAGACGTACTGGTTCATGTGCATCGGAGTCGAGGCATCTGAGAATGCCAAGCTCTGAGAGTGCGCAACTCGGCATCCACCCAGCATTACGAGAAGAGCCCTTTTTGGATAATCGCACTGAGTCCTCAGGGTCTGAGCTGGATAATACGGCCGTCACAAGTGCTGTCGCAACTGCTATGCAACAGCTTCAGCAGGTACAAATTCGAGAAAGTATCCTGCGACCATTGCGGTATGAACCGCGCGATAAACTCCACCGACCTGATCCCCAGCTTATGAGAAGCTTTGATGCCCTGGTGCGGGACGAGTTGAGGATTAAGCGCCTAAGCACAAGTGATTGGCTACGAGTCGCAGTGTGGTGGCTTTTGAAGGTGCGTCGGATACTACCCCTCTATCATTCTATAACCCGACGACGATTAACGAAGTTTCAAGGCCCGGGCAGCTCTTGCCAGTTCGGATAGGCCGAGCCTTGTCGGCCCTCGAGGCAATGTGACTCCACCAACAGGGTCCTGGGCCCCGGGCGATCAAGCCTATGTCGATCTCCTCAAAGCATCATATATCTTATACGACATTGTTTTGGCTGATACAAGCTTGCACGCCATTCTGACACACGAAAACAGGAAGCTGATCTCCGACTTATCCGAGGTAAGTCATGATGTGCTTCGTTCGGATATCGTACCCTAATCGCTCAGTAGGGCATCAAAGATGAGTTCGCACATTTCATCTCATTGGACGTCCCCGAATACTCTATCATACAGTCTCAAAATCTGGACATTTGGGAGCCTTTACAGCCAGAAGAAGCCGCTGAGAAGGGCAGTGATTCAATCATCGGTCTGAACAATGTGCGTTGGGCTACCGTCGACCTAGAAGACGCgggggatgaagaagaaaaggtttTTTATCGAACGTTCGTGAACGCTGGTATTGGTAGCAAAAGACTCCGTATGCGAACAAAGGGTGCCCCGTATATGCTCCTTCTGTCTGcgagagaaggggaaagcgAGCCAAAGATCACGATCTGCAACCAGAGTGGCACACTTTGTTTGCAGCGGGACTGTAAGTGAATCGGCCTAGCAATGATCGCAGCTATATCTAAATGGCAAATACTAACAATTGACTGACCAGTTTTGCCCGAAGATCTGGCTCAAATGATACGAGTCTGGCAAGCCACTGTCTCTGGTTATCCCGGCATGAAAATCTCAGAACCTATTGTGATACGCTTCGATACTAAAAGTGTATCTGTCTCTTTCCAACACGCGTCTGACCTGCAGTATTTCATAAATCTGCCAAAAGCATACTTTGACGCCGTATGGCAGCGAGAGCCTGTAGACTCCGATCAGTTCTCTGAGACTGTCTTATTTAGGAGCTCTGTCGAAAAGTTTGAGCAGCTAAAAGCGCCGACTATGAGGCCCATGAATCCCCCGGTAATCCACAAATCGTGCGAAGTGCGCATTCTGGAGAGGTCTTATGGAGAGGCATGGCAGTCTGTCCGGCGCATGGTCATTAGCTCTTGGGTAGCCGAGCAGGCACCGTGGTGCATCGAGTTATTTATGCCCATGAGCCGTGTCCAAGTCTGTCGCGGCACTGATTCTGGACAGATCTTGGTGAAATGGTCAGATACGTGCCAAGAAAGGTCGACCAAGACAGATGGAAATTACCACCCTTTGTATTCTTACGTATACGATGACAATAGCCCTAACATCGGGCTCGGACTACAATTCCGGTCTCAAAAGCAGGTGGAAGATTTTGAAAAGGCCATTCTCAGCATGTGTTCCCAATCGAGCTTTTCCTGGGATCAGCCTACCAGCTCTGGATATGTCTATGACGTTGTAGATCCCTCAGGGGACCAAAAGCAATACAAGGCCATTCTGCTCATCCAATCGCGTTTGACTTGGAAATACTGCAGCCTCTACTATGTTTACCGAGATACAGATTATGTATACGACCACAGAACTCTACGTGTCCGGTTTCCCCGCCTATTCTACACCGACTATATTTCGTCACATGTCGACAGGTTATACCCAGCCGACCGTCCAGTATCATTCTCCCATTgcgagaagaaggtcggaAATATGACAGCAGAGTTTGACGAGGAACCGCTGTTGCGTAGCTTTATGAGCTCGCTAGCCAACGGGTACGAACTTTTGTACTCACGACGCGCTGTTTCCCTAGTGACTAAAGGTAAAAGCCTTTTCGGGGCCAGGAAGTCAAACAAAGGTGAAACAGAAGTACAGCTATGGCGGAAAGGGGCGTCTATTCAGATGTCGTCACGGTGGGATGAACATGTCACCGACAAGTGGCTGACCGTCTCTGTGATGCCGGGTGCTCTACAGCCAGCCAAGGATAGTACGCGAGTCGACTTTTCAACGCTTCAATATTCTAGGGGATCTTTCCTTAATATGGCAGGTATTCTCGCCGTGGCTCCGAAAGACCCTAACATGGCTCGACGGGGTGGACAACTCGCGATAAACTTTGCTACTTCTAAAGGTATACTTCTAGGGAATTAATTTGGTTAGGGTGTCTATGTGTAGCTAACAGTGATGCTTTTAGACCGACATGATTTCGTTGCCGCTTTGGAATGCGACTCTGTTCCTCCCGCCTACGACGTATGACTATTTTGGGTTGGCATATGGTGCGGcgttggtttgggggtttgttCTTACGAGCGCTGGTTGTGTATTATATCTCGGGACAATGGGATTTTCACGGATAGCACATCAATTAAGTCACCATTTGAAATGATGATGTATTAAAACCATCGTCTAGCAACCTTTGTAAAAGTAAacaaacgaagaagaattgaAATTAAAAGATCGATAGATAAATGCGAAGGATAtgacaaaataaaaagaagaatagtCACGCCCAGAATCGCATCAGGAGCCATTAGACCACGTGACTCGTCTTTTGTGGCACAAGAAACCTTCAAGTGGTAGTAGCCTGATTGATTCCTTGCTAACTAGGTATCCAGGTTCCTGGTGCCctaaagaagagaagacctCTCGACTACTCCCGGTGTGAATATACATTCGTTATTGGTAACGTTGTGCGATCATAGAGTCCCATACTGGATATCCCGAGACCTTCCCGATAAGCCCCGTCAATGTGTAGAACGACCATTTGGACTGTACCAAAACCGATAGTCAGTGGTCACGGAGAGCGGCTGTTGATCGCTGGAAACATGGCTATTGCCAACTTGTGTATTGCGTGAGTATCTGAGA
The sequence above is a segment of the Aspergillus oryzae RIB40 DNA, chromosome 3 genome. Coding sequences within it:
- a CDS encoding annexin (annexin) produces the protein MSYNPPYPPQSQPPYSTHGAPQGFPQPPYPQQPGYGGPPPGQYNRPPPAHPGQYDRPPVAPPGQPGYPPHGHPPPGPGYHSSPPSHSPYGAPPQQFPPHGGAGYPPGPQPGPYGGGPVGGYPLQHPQQPFHSAPPAQPSPGYNPGQIAPGDFHREADGLRKAMKGFGTDEKSLIQILSKVDALQMAAIRQTYANYIRRDLYKDVKSETSGYFRDGLLAVIDGPLMHDVTSAREAVKGIGTKEWLLNDVLVSRSNADLKAIKAAYERTFSRSLEKDVQSDLSFETQNLFGMILRADRHEESFPIDPRTIEEETKSLHSATAARMRNNVQEVCGIFARSSDNELRAINQAFSARYNASLEKHIDKEFSGHMKDALLQMLRGALDPAMRDAELLEDCVKGMGTKDVKLVSRVVRIHWNRAHKDQVKRAYRHRYGKDLIERVRGETSGDYQRLMVALLE
- a CDS encoding LOG family protein (predicted Rossmann fold nucleotide-binding protein); translated protein: MTQDKPAVVCVFCGATAGKDPVHLEAARALAYEFHKNNVQLVYGGGTSGLMGEIAKTLVSLSGPKAVHGIIPRALVKVSAKNSNGKASITAMGGKTAERVVSESLDGDEIPESEYGVTTIVQDMHTRKRLMATKVMEGGPGSGFVTLAGGFGTIEEVMEMTTWNQLGIHRVGVVLLNINGYWDGLLAWVRNAVKEGFISAENGSILAEASDVKEVWPKLLEYRCSQDRFQLNWGEE
- a CDS encoding uncharacterized protein (dehydrogenases with different specificities (related to short-chain alcohol dehydrogenases)), producing the protein MVSKIVLVTGANNGIGYETVKALLQSTKATYHIFLGSRSLEKGNKALEALKAEVPDTKSSVDLLQLDLTDDVSIETAYETVRKSYNHIDTLVNNAGASFDGELLAGHVSLRECFTKAYDVNVAGTHVLTYTFIPLLLKSADPRLIFVAGLSHITQAAESYFPTPRLPAGWPKMVDFETIGYRCSKTALNILMLDWNHKLKADGVKVWGAGPGFLATGLGGLTEKVREMGGGHPSIGGDFIKDVVEGVRDSDVGKVVVRNGLAPW
- a CDS encoding EXPERA domain-containing protein (predicted protein); translated protein: MSTVAPFTLDVATCLCIAFALSFMPAAYILGRSLIPSTHMRNRVLFFWHAYDALTHIFIEGSFLYECFFSYTNLPAGFNRPPYFLDQKDRVYGAAYGTRPSSRLWQEYAKADFRWAAADANVISLELLTVFLGGPAALYVCYLLWKASSSRTSAAAKGSAKAKLWLVAPALATAELYGGFMTFAPEWLTGSSQLETSNPVYLWFYLFFFNTLWVWVPLWVLWEATKELRTAFTKAESATEARKSK
- a CDS encoding uncharacterized protein (predicted protein), with the protein product MATSPDSSAADILTLTKLAWDLYHNCYLITSDAPEAFKQLVNELASLQGVLRALRDDVNSNASFFDDLEEGRRNTLQRCLNACSNTLQNVKEVVAKYRNLGVGDGKQFWQRVKWVSQRGEIDDLKSRIMIHTCNLSLCMSSIGNSTLARIERSMADALEQKSFPSTPETLSNGQRVLRTPPIPGDDDFQLDESLRIEPLRVSPKGIPMRANSLPTVESHARISASESILSGGSEWSATTVNTTSPSINDPLKRSMSHNYVVRRTGSCASESRHLRMPSSESAQLGIHPALREEPFLDNRTESSGSELDNTAVTSAVATAMQQLQQVQIRESILRPLRYEPRDKLHRPDPQLMRSFDALVRDELRIKRLSTSDWLRVAVWWLLKGIKDEFAHFISLDVPEYSIIQSQNLDIWEPLQPEEAAEKGSDSIIGLNNVRWATVDLEDAGDEEEKVFYRTFVNAGIGSKRLRMRTKGAPYMLLLSAREGESEPKITICNQSGTLCLQRDFLPEDLAQMIRVWQATVSGYPGMKISEPIVIRFDTKSVSVSFQHASDLQYFINLPKAYFDAVWQREPVDSDQFSETVLFRSSVEKFEQLKAPTMRPMNPPVIHKSCEVRILERSYGEAWQSVRRMVISSWVAEQAPWCIELFMPMSRVQVCRGTDSGQILVKWSDTCQERSTKTDGNYHPLYSYVYDDNSPNIGLGLQFRSQKQVEDFEKAILSMCSQSSFSWDQPTSSGYVYDVVDPSGDQKQYKAILLIQSRLTWKYCSLYYVYRDTDYVYDHRTLRVRFPRLFYTDYISSHVDRLYPADRPVSFSHCEKKVGNMTAEFDEEPLLRSFMSSLANGYELLYSRRAVSLVTKGKSLFGARKSNKGETEVQLWRKGASIQMSSRWDEHVTDKWLTVSVMPGALQPAKDSTRVDFSTLQYSRGSFLNMAGILAVAPKDPNMARRGGQLAINFATSKVMLLDRHDFVAALECDSVPPAYDV